CCCCCAAAGGGTTCTGGGAGAAAAATTACATGGTGACAGGTGCTTAAGGAGAGCAGCCTGTCCACTCAGGGTGCTATCTGTCCTTAGGAGGTGGTCATGTCTCTTCAAacaagatgcattttttttttttttttttttttacatcatatAACATTGGGAGTGGAGCatagtgtgaggccagcctagctgaTAGGAGAAATTCGGAGCATGGAGGCAGCTGATGTTGAGAAATAAGAAATGTGTGCAGGTGGCGGGAGCAAGAGAGAGCTAACAGTAGGAGAGCTATCTAAGCCGGGCCCTCTGTTAGATCATCCCCTATCTGCGGCTATGGCTTGTGGGAGAAGAGGGGGCGAACAGCCAGAGAGTCGCAAAGTCAGTCAGACCTTTAGATCACTTCTTCCAGCATCCTAACACAATGCCATTTAAGACAGAGAGGCCACTGATGGGAGACGCAAACAGCTAACTCACAGAGAGGCCACTGATGGGAGACGCAAACAGCTAACGTGGCCCCAGGCGACTGAAGATATGCCTAGCACTAGAGCAAAGCCCAAACAGTTGTAACTAATTTAAGAAATGTTGTAGTTTTAGAACTTAAGGaaggaggcaggtgtggtgccCACAGCCGTAATCCCCGCACTGTCTGCTGACACAATAGGACTcgagccagcctaggctgcatagaTCTGGTCCAAAACAACCAAGACAGGCAGCCAGGGCTTgaagctccccaccccacatgCTTTGAGCGGagcagttaattttattttattttatatttcttgtacCTTCCCTGTGAGAATCCAGAAGTGAAGTGTGCCCAAGgtcttatttttactatttttacctTTTCAAGAACAAAACCACTCATGCTTACTTATAAACTCAGTTTGATGGAAGTCCTGAGTCTGTTAGTGTCACAGCAACCTGTGCTGTCCCTTTCTTCCTTAGGGACCTGTACTCAGGTTAAGCCACGGATGATCCAGTGTAAAACAAAGGTTAGTGGCTTTATTGTTCAGATACTGACCtggttacttcttttttttttttttttttttttttttttttctttcttgtttggtttttcaagacagggtctctctgtgtagctttggctgtcctggactcgctttgtagaccaggctggcctcaaactcacagcgatccgcctgcctctgcctcccgagtgctgggattaaaggcgtgcgccaccacgcctggctcctggTTACTTCTTAAATCCACGTGACACAAGGCAAGGCcaactgggaagaggaaactcCCAGTCACAGAAGGCCTCCAATGGACTGGCCCCTGAGCAAGTCTGTGGGGACAAGCcagtctgtgagggcattttcctggctagtgactgatgtgggaggacgcagcccactgtgggtggtgccacctgcagctggtggtcttgggttgtgTAGGTGACTGGAGCTGAATATGTGTCTAAGAAGCcgcactcctccacagcctccgCTCCAGTTCccgcctccagcttcctgccttggcttccttcactgTGGCCCGTGACTGAGATGAATAAACTGTCCACCTCacgttgctttttggtcatggtgttttatcacagcaacagaaagtaaactaaCACGGAAACGGTTACTAGGGGGAAAGGACAGTGTTGGGAACCCCCAGGTGTTAGCGAGGCCAGACCCATAGAGACATCTGCCATAGGCAACAGAACCAAGCAGAGAGATGTACACCTTGCAGGCAGCAAAGCTGGAGGGACAGAATGGCCTGTGTCCTTTTACACTAGAAACAGAGCTAGAGAATAGTGGGGTTTTCTTGCTTTGGttatttcctcactgtgccccCATCCCTCCCTTTGGGATGGATATGTGTATTCTGTACTATTGTATGTTGGGAGCTTTGGAATGACAGTTGCTCATGGGAGtccgaactcaggtcttcccaGTGCACGGCAAGTGTTCTCACTCTaggagccgtctccccagccctcatCTCAGAACTGAGTTACTCAAAGCTTGTTACTCCCACTGACTTTTCTTCAAATGTCTTGgtcttttcagtttattttttacttttgacaGTGCTGGAGGTTCAACTTAGGGTCTACCTAGCACATTTGAGGCAAGTGCTCGGCCTATGGGCCATGCCCCCAGCTTCCTTTGCCCTTTTTCTCCGTTCCTGACAATTGTTGCCCCAAACTGTACCACCCTTCCCAGATAgcaactgttttttgtttgtttggttggttggttttttccaaacagggtttctctgtgtagctttggctgtcctcgactcactttgtagaccaggctggcctcgaactcacagagatctgcctgcctctgcctcccgagcgctgggattaaaggcgtgtgccaccactgctagGCTAAACACTGTGTctaaagattgttttgtttttgaaacagggtttctatgtgcacttggctttcctggactcactctgtagaccaggctggcctcgaactcacagagatccacctgcctctgcctcccgagtactgggattaaaggcgtgtgccaccatcgtCCGGCTCATCACAGCAACtgtgataaaggaaaacatttaatttggagcTGGCTTAAGacttagttcattgtcatcatagTAGGGGCATGgaggcacgcaggcagacatggtgctggcgagggagctgagagttctacatcttgatccagaTGCAGGAGGAGACTGTGCGCCACACTGGGAGTAGCTTGTCCGCACAGCGACACACTTCcgccaaggccacacctacaccaacaaggctacacctcctaataacGCCACTGCCTATGGGGGGCCAtgtttattcaaaccaccacgggTATTGTtttgggcctttaatcccagggccgAGGAGGACGGAGGACTGCCTCAAAAcctaggctagcctgaactactaACGCAGAGCTAATTCAAGatcagtctgagctacagaaCGGGACGCTGCCTCAACATAcccgccctcacccccaccccaggtctaTTTCAGTGGGCGTAGTTGCTCATCTctgcacttggaagactgaggcaggaggatcacctcaTTCATATTCACACAGGTTCTGAAGCAAGAGGAGGCCAGCAAATCATGCAGTTCCCATTGCCTGAACaaactaggaggaaaaaaaaaaatcacattcacaCTTGAGATTTTTGTTAAAAGCATCAGTCTTTGAAGCCTTCCCTGACCTCAAAGCAGGTCTCCCGCCACCGACCCCCGCTCCTAGATGACAAGTGTACCCTAAATCTAAGGGCCGAGGTTGACAGACTCTTGGAGAGGAGGCGACACAGACGCAGAGCCCCGCGGGAAGAGAAGCAGCGGAGTTTCAAGTTTTCCAGCCCACGGAAACGCCAGGGGCGCGCAGAGCGGCTGCCGCGGGGGCGGAAGTGCATCCCCCGGGAGCCGTTCTAGGAAACCCGGAGGACCCCGCGCCTCAGTGGTCCTGGGCGCAGTGAACGGGGACATTCCAGCGAGCAGACCGGCCGTCGCCAGCCGCCAGGCGAGGATGGGGTGAGCTAGGGCGCAAGCAGAACAGGGAAAGCCGGGACGGGCGAGGGGGCGTGGGCGCCGGCTGGCCACCTGTTCCTCCCGCGAGTGCGGCTCGCGCGGATTGGCCGCAGCCCGGCCCGGCACCGGAAGTGGCCGGCGTCGGTCGCCCGTGACGCCAGACAGCAGCTGCGGTTCTGTGCGCGCCCGCGGCGCGGTGCCCCGGGGCCCAGCGGAGCGAGCGTGGGCGGCATCCGCCGGCGGTGAGGCCTCTCTGCTTTCGTCATGCCCCGGGGTGGAGGGCGCGGAGCCAGAGCCCCGAGTGTAGGCCCGCCCCTGACTCggtttgctgtgtgaccttggacttTGGGGCACCGGGgcgggcggggtggtggtggtggaggggttTGCTCGGTGGCACCCGGAGAGGGTGGAGCCTGGGCAGTGTCAGGGACGGTTCCCAATTCCGCACCCAGGCCTTGTCAGCCAGGGAAACTGAAGAAGCAGGGTCCGATGCGGGCATTCCTAAGACCtatgcctgtttttcttttctctctctttggtaTTCCATACCCTAAGTATGTTGCTGGAACGAATGCCAGGCAAAAattgacgccccccccccccgtggcatGTTGTGACCTGTGCTGGCAGGCAGGAGGACATTGGCTTATGAAGGTTAAAGGTTAGAATTGGAGctgaaaaatggctcagaggttaagagctcttcctactcgtccagaggaccctggttcggTCCCCAGAACTCACTCAGGCACCTTATATACTACAGCTCTGGGGGTTTGGCTCCCCTGGCACCTGCATTTATGTGTACATGCGGCAACACTCatctacacataattaaaagtaacaacaacaataataatggaGACTTAATTGAGcaaatataatgataataataaataaagaccTAACTGAGCACAAAATTAAAGGAGTTCCCTTGATCCAGAGGAGGAAGATAATAGGGTCTCGTAAGAaagaactttctgttttgttttagtttgattttttgaCATAGAGTCAGGCTATGTATCTGGCAAGtctgaagctcactctgtagaccagggactcacagagatccactggcttctgtctcccaagtgctgggattaaaggtgtgcgccaccatggtgGGCTAAGggtgtatttttataaataattgatACCAGTTATATGTGAGTCACTGCTCTGGTCTTTAGGTACAAAGAAGAACAGAATCCCCATCACCAGTTAACCttccaaaaacaatgaaaataattctatggctgggagtcaccacaacatggctATTAAAGGCTCaaacattaggaaggctgggaacaaATGGGCTAGAGAAAACCAAACGAATAATACAATGACATAATGGTTGTGTGAAGAAGTAATGTATGccccgccctccccctcccccaccccaagacctgggttttgtgtgtagccttgcctgtcctggactcactctgtagaccaggctggcctcgaactcacagcgatccgcctgcctctgcctccggagtgctgggactaaaggcgtgtgccaccacaccagactagccttaatcccagcactcgggaggcagaggcaggcggattgctgtgagttcgaggccagcctggtctacagagtgagtccaggacaggcaagtctacacagagagaccctgtgtgtggggtggggtggggataacGTTTGTTAGGGCCTGCAGATCAGCAAGAAAGTGGAGGGGACTGTGCTTTACGCCAGCTGCATCTTGAAGACGCACAGTTGGGCAGCGGTATTCCAGGAAATGGGAATAGTTTTAAAGAATGGGCAGTGTTTGGGCCGCAGGAGGCTGAGCACACCTGCAGCTGCCAGCTGTTTTCGGAGGATGTGAGGGAGGATGCGGGGAGAGGAAACAGGCTGTGTCGTGAGGACACTGTGAGCTATGCAAAGCATTCATCCTGAAGGCCTTGTGAACAGCAACAAACAGGAAGCAACATGGAAACTGTAGTTCAGAAAAAGCCGTGAGACCCGGGGCTAGTGGAAAGCTGGCCGAGCGCCTCTTCCTGCAGGTGTCACTGGGcgctggaggagggggagggcctTGTGCCGGATGAGTAATGGAAATCAGCTCACTGCCTTAAAAACACAGGTGTTTTCCTGAGTTACTGTGCCTTCATAGGTGTGTGCGTCAACTTTCTGAATGAGGTTTCTGAGACCTTTCTCCTAGCATGCCTTTTCAAAGACAAGACCAGGTTTGCAGAGTTGAGGACCCTGTTCTAGAGGTCTGCCTGTCACCCCTCAACAAGAAAGCCAACTGTGTTTAGCCTCCCTCCGCAGATAGCAGTCTCCGTCCTCGGGATAGCTCGGTGCAGATTTAGTAAGGAGATGGGAGTCGTGAAGACCGGAAATGAGGCTCGGCACTATGCAGCTAGGCCCTGGGAGTTTTTCTATGTGAGAATGAGGTTTCATGTGTGGCTTTGTCTCTGAGAAAGTTACTCAAGTGGAGATTGGCTCTGATTTCTATGTGACAGGATACCTAGAAACAACAATATTATTATGTCACTGGCAGAATTCAAAGTAAAGATAATACTGTGGGAGactctgtgaatttgagtccctctctcctttgttagttttgtctgtttgtgaTAGGgcctctgtgtagctcaggctgccttcaCATTGGTGTTTCTTATCTGAGCCTCCTGAGTTTTAGGGTTACAGACATGGGTACCACACCCCGCTCCCATCAAGTGATTTTCCATATCTTGTTGTACAGGTATGGATTTCCCAAGTGCTGACTTTGTTtaacacaaaacagacaaaacctaCAAGATGTTGAGCTGGACATGATACTGCTTGTCTGCAGTCCCAGGTGCCGTGGAGGCTGACGCAGCAGCGttgtgttggaggccagctttgGGCATGTGGTGGGAGCCTGCCGTAGAATGAAATAAACAGTAAACAGGGTGTGATGACACATGCGTTTAATTCcaatacttggaaggcagagacaggtggatcattgtgagttccaggccagcctggccagctGGTACTACaaactctctcttaaaaaaaaaaaaaaggaggcgggggggggggctggagagatggctcagaggttaagaacactgtctattcttccaaaggtcctgagttcaattcccaccaaccatatggtggctcacaaccacctgtaatgagatctggtcccctctactggcatgcaggcacacatggaggcagaatactgcataaataataaattgaaaaattttaaaaagccgggcgtggtggcgcacgccttaatcccagcactcgggaggcagaggcaggcggatcgctgtgagttcgaggccagcctggtctacaaagtgagtccaggacagccaaggctacacagagaaaccctgtctcgaaaaacaaaaaaaaaaaaaaaaaaaggactggaggCCACACAGCTTAGTGCTAGAGTGCTAGAGTCTTGGGTTTAATGTTTAGAATGTTGAGGAGGAAACCTGTCAAAACTAAAACTGTAAAATAAGAAATTCTAGGAGACATGAAGATTTGGAAAGGAAGGTCAGATAGGAACACATAGACAATGAAGTATTAGCTGCTGAAACCATTCTTGCCTGGGCATTTGAGAGACTTTACTTGTGGAaataagtaattctttttttttcaacacggcatctcactgtgtagcccaaagTGGCCTCAAATTTGTTTCCTTCTGCCCTcttaagtgttgagattaaagacaaTGGAATGGTACTTATGTAAGACAGTGCTTCCCAGATGACATGACACCATGGATGGAGAAGATAGCTAACGGCTctgagtggtggtgcacgccttcaacccgtgctcgggaggcagggacaggcagatctctgtaaaattgaagccaacttggtctacatagtgagttctaagccagccagaggTACTGTATAGTGAgacgcgctctctctctctctctctctctctctctctctctttttgagacagggtttctcagtgtaaccttggctgtcttggactcactttgtagaccaggctggcctcagcctcacagagatctcctgcctttgcctcccaagttctgggattaaaggtatgcgccgccaccacctggccaagtctacttttgttgttttttgcttttattttgtttgagacagggtttctctgtttagtcttagctgtcctggaagtcactctgctCCCTCAGacttagaactcagagatccacctgcctttccaagtctactttttgtttgtttgtttgttctggctttttcgtttgtttgtttgtttttggttttggtttttgagacacagtttctctgtgtagccttggctgtcttagactggatttgtagcccagactggcctggaacccgcagcgatccacctgcctctgcctctgtagagctgggactaaaggtgtgtgccaccacacccgtccTCCAAGTCTACTTTTTTAAAGAGTGAAGTTCCATACCATCTCATTGCCCCATGAGTGTCacttttggatttatttattgtgtgtgtgtgtgttcctcagcTTCATTTGACCAAACTGGCCAATTAAATACTGATATGTAAAGGAAAGCACATGAAACTATTGGGAAATCACTGTTCCTGGAGCATAACATAGATTATGCATATACcaacattcattctctctctccccgccccccccccccccccaggcagtaCCAGCATACTCTTAAGACTGGGAACCTGAGCTGGAAAGAGCCAGGGGCCCCAACTACTCTGTTGTCCCAACCCCACAATGCCTGCCTCTTTTATGCAATACAGAAATGATTTAATGTCTTAACTAAGAATTATGGTtcttagctggacatggtggcgcatgcctttaatcccagcacttgggaggcagaggcaggtgaattgctgtgggttcaaggccagcctagtctacaactaagtctaggatggccaggcccacacagagaaactttgtctgtgaaaagccaaaaaaaaaaaaaaaaaaagtatgttctttattattatttttaattatttattttatttgaattggtgttttgcttgcatgtctgtgagagggtttcagatcttctgaaactggagttaccgacagttgtgagccgccatgtgggtgccaggaattgaactcaggacctctggaagaacacccagtgctctcagccgctgagccatctctccagccccgaattatgttctttaaaacaaacattattgccaggcatggtggtatgtgtCTCTGATTCCACCACTTAGGAGGCGGAGGCacaggctctgagttcaaggactgcctggtctacatagtgaattctaggatagccagccaggactgcatagagaaaccctgtttcaaaaaatatattatattcagACATAGtgttgcacatctgtaatcctagtaacCTAAGGCAGAAGTAGGAAAACCCTGAGTTTGACTCTAGATTGGAcatagacactgtctcaaaaaaaagtatacatatatgaagtcaAGCCTACTTGTAACTAATACAGTAGTCCTGGGACTTTCACTGTCCCTGCCACAGAAGTGAGTCCCACATGACAAGACAGTGAGCCTGGCCTTTGCTCAGCTGGCAAGCAGGGCAGAGCTAGTCCTACAGGGGCTCGCTCTCTAGTCAGAGCGCTTGTGCCGCTCAGCACACTTACCCTCCCTGTGTCCGCATGCAAGGACCAAGAAGGTGCTCCGCGCTGCTTCTGGCCTAAGTCCTGTCAGCCCGAGTGGGCAGCCCCTCTGTCCTGTCAGCCCCTGAGTGGGCAGCCCCTCTGTCCTGTCAGCCCCTGAGTGGGCAGCCCCTCTGTGCTGTGCTCTACAGGCCTGCTGGGTGATCTAAGAATATGCCCTCTTGCTAAACGCTGTGTGGCTATTTCATCTTAAACGTTATTCCTGTTAACATGTCACTTTCCTATTTCCTTGCTCTTTTCCATAGAGCCTTCTGGTAATAGGGCATTGATTTCTCTAGGTGTTGGCTTTACCAACTTTGAGCTCTCCCCTAACTCACTGTTACTCAGCTTTTGCTGGCGTCTCTGCCATAATTTCCTTCTCCTGTCCAACGCTCTGCCTCCGATGGTTTTTCTTACTCCTTTCAGTCAGAATCAGCTCTTCAGCACACCTACTATGCACACAACAGCACTGTGTCTTTGCTCAGGTGTCAGCGCTGCCCTGAGTCTTCACATGACTGTGTCAAAGCCCTGTGTTTCCACCAGCGTGTCATTTAGAGGGGACACAGCCGCTTCACATGCTAACCCTCTCTCCTTTCAGGTTGTGATATGGGGACTGAGAAAAGGGAGGTGCTTCCCAAGGAAGAAATTTCTGAAGAATCTGAGCCTCGTGGTGGGTTGACAGTAGGAAAACTTGCCCTGGAGGGTTACCAAGGCCGTGAGTTTGGCGCAGCGAATGAAGCAGACTTACTAGAGGGACGTTTGAGAGAGTCATCGGCAGAGATCATAGAGCAGATGTGTCCCCAGGACAAAGACTGTGCATCAGGGTTAACTCTCTTTAAGAAGTCCTCCTTAGGTGGGAAAGGCCAGAACAACAGCGAGCGGGAGGGAGGCTTGGGCCCTAACCCGGGCGCGGTGGTGTGCCGGGGAGACCCGGCGGCAGGGGGGCCTGGCGCGTTTGCCGTCTCTGGCATGGAGCTTACGAAAGCACCGAGGACTCCGGGCGGAGAAAAGCCTCACGCGTGTAAAGAATGCGGGAAGGCTTTTAGTCAGAACTCACACCTCATCCAGCACACGCGAGTTCACAGTGGAGAAAAACCCTTCGAATGCAAAGAGTGTGGGAAGACATTCGGAACTAACTCCAGCCTTCGGCGGCACCAGCGGATCCACGCCGGAGAGAAGCCCTTCGCTTGTAGCGAGTGTGGGAAGGCCTTCATTCAGAGCTCACACCTTATCCACCATCATAGGATCCATACTGGGGAAAGACCTTACAAGTGCGAAGAGTGCGGTAAAGCCTTCAGTCAGAACTCAGCCCTGATCCTGCACCAGAGAATCCACACTGGCGAGAAACCTTATGAGTGTAACGAGTGTGCGAAGACCTTCCGGGTCAGCTCGCAGCTCATCCAGCACCAGAGGATTCACACCGAGGAGAGATACCACGAGTGCAGTGAGTGTGGCAAGGCCTTCAAGCACAGCTCGGGCCTCATCAGACACCAGAAGAtccacaccggggagaagccctACCTGTGTAACGAATGCGGGAAAGGCTTCGGTCAGAGCTCGGAGCTCATCCGCCATCAAAGAATCCACACGGGAGACAAGCCCTACGAGTGCAACGAGTGCGGGAAGACGTTTGgccagaactcagagatcattAGACACGTCAGGAtccacaccggggagaagccctATGTATGCCGAGAATGCGGGAAGGCCTTCCGGGGTAATTCGGAGCTCCTTAGACACGAGAGGAtccacaccggggagaagccctACGAGTGCTTTGAGTGTGGGAAGGCCTTCAGGCGGACGTCCCACCTGACAGTGCACCAGAGAATCCACGCTGGGGAGAAGCCCCACCAGTGCAGTGAGTGTGCAAGGACCTTCTGGGATAACTCTGAGCTGCTGCTCCACCAGAAGATCCATGGTGGAGAGAAACCTTACGAGTGTGGCGAGTGTGAGAAAACGTTCAGCCAGCACTCGCAGCTCACCATCCACCAGAGAGtccacactggagaaaagccGTATGAGTGTCGGGAGTGCCGGAAGACCTTTAGCCGGAGCTCTCACCTCCTCCGCCACCAGAGCGTCCACTGTGTGGAGTGACCTCCACACCAGGAAGGCCGGCGTGGGGAGGCTGACGGCAGACTTCCTCACGTGCTCTGTGCACAGGTTCTCAGATGACGTGGGAGGCCAGGCCTCCCTGTCCGCACAGAGTCCCGTGTCAGTAGGTGGCCGGAAGGGATAAGGCAGTTTTGTGGACTATTTATTGACAAGTTTCAGTGTACGAAATTAAATCATAAACGTGTTTCAGGCCTTAATTCTCCTctgcccttcttttcttcctccactccctctccACAGGGGTCTGCACATGTGTCCAGCTTAAATTGTTGTTCTTTGTGAAAGGTGGGGACAGGATTCACTGCTCCTCAGAGCCACTGTGTTGACTCAGTGTCCCCTGAGATGGTCATGACATATTCTCATGTCCACTGCTTAGCCATGGAGCACTCCCCtaccccctttcttttttaagcgTCCTATGTCCATCAGAGAGGCAAGAAGAAGCTGTCACATCTCCAGCTGGGTGGTCATGAGAGCGCAAATGTTGGAAAGGCCAAACCTGGTTGGTCAGGTTATCCAGCTTACCACCATGGCCAGGTGTCTGGCGGAGAAAGGCCACACGCTCTCATTCCCGACAggatgacagcagcagcagcagggaccaaGTGCACGTGGCACACTCCTGGGAAGTCAGCGCCCAGCTCTGCAGCGAGCACAGCTGCTGCTGGATCTCTTCTGCCCGTGCCCAGTGGTCTGGCCTCAACTGTGTGTCCGTCTTCCTCTGGGTTTTCAGGCTTTGGCTCACTGTTCTAGAAACAGTTTCCTTTTCATGGGACCCTGTTCAGATAAATAAGGATGCTAGCCGAtgttgttgactctgtttcttagcaattaaactttattatacaacccaactagcttatacaagaaggaaaaaggttaaagggacaaaagagtgaaccttccggtagccgttccacgggacaggtctttaggtgtctctctggcccgcgtgctggtccagccggtccgcTGCTCTCACGCTTtctcgcccagctgactttgttgttctctcttctgcaactgcctgagtcacgtgggaaggaccgtctcattctcccggtgagggtccattagaaagacaatagtccaggtggggttcccaggtctgcttcctgaattccagacccaggatggctccactcagtctgtcacaaggtattcatggggtgccccaagggtaaagcccgccaagactgctcccacctgtgacaaggcttattctttcccacgaTGTGAAAAGATGTAAGCTTCCTGCCTTTTCAGTAATGCTACCATGTTCATTTTAGCTGGAAGATTTTGAGGCGTGCGTCACCATTGCCTGaccttaaagatttattatgtatacagtgttctatgtGCTTGtgcgcctgcaggccagaagagggcaccagatctcaccatagacggttgtgagccgccaagtagttgctgggaattgaactcatgacctttgaaagagaagacagtgctcttaccctctgagccatctctccagccccaacatctttctctgtcttctgtgtcctCCATTTCTCATGTCCCCTTGTTTGAGGTAGGGTAGTGGGAACAGGAACTGCAGCAGGTAAAACCTAGCAGGCCTGGATTGTTGTCTCAGGCCGTCCCTTCAGTTCCTGGTctccagttttctcatctgcaaagtgaAGGATGTTGAATACAACACCTTCTAAAAATAGCTCTAGCTAAGTACAGCTTTAAAAAGTTCATGGTGTTAAATGTTTGgttgagtgactgagtgagtcaCAGAGTTGTGAAGTTttccttccctcaagcggttctctctaggagcgtctctaAGTGCAGCAAcgaacaaccaaaactatcccaagtctccaaaagccctgcctccagttcttatttatttatcttatttatttttgtttttttttttgagacagggtttctctgtgtagccttggctgtcctggactagctttgtagaccaggctggcctcgaactcacagcgatctg
The genomic region above belongs to Acomys russatus chromosome 25, mAcoRus1.1, whole genome shotgun sequence and contains:
- the Zfp3 gene encoding zinc finger protein 3 homolog, translating into MGTEKREVLPKEEISEESEPRGGLTVGKLALEGYQGREFGAANEADLLEGRLRESSAEIIEQMCPQDKDCASGLTLFKKSSLGGKGQNNSEREGGLGPNPGAVVCRGDPAAGGPGAFAVSGMELTKAPRTPGGEKPHACKECGKAFSQNSHLIQHTRVHSGEKPFECKECGKTFGTNSSLRRHQRIHAGEKPFACSECGKAFIQSSHLIHHHRIHTGERPYKCEECGKAFSQNSALILHQRIHTGEKPYECNECAKTFRVSSQLIQHQRIHTEERYHECSECGKAFKHSSGLIRHQKIHTGEKPYLCNECGKGFGQSSELIRHQRIHTGDKPYECNECGKTFGQNSEIIRHVRIHTGEKPYVCRECGKAFRGNSELLRHERIHTGEKPYECFECGKAFRRTSHLTVHQRIHAGEKPHQCSECARTFWDNSELLLHQKIHGGEKPYECGECEKTFSQHSQLTIHQRVHTGEKPYECRECRKTFSRSSHLLRHQSVHCVE